Proteins encoded by one window of Agrobacterium vitis:
- the tssF gene encoding type VI secretion system baseplate subunit TssF has protein sequence MAETFLERYNDELFALRRRAEKFARAFPKIAGRLRLSGDVADDPHVERIIQSFAYSAARVRQKLDDEFPELTDSLLETLYPHYLAPVPPMSIVQFAPGATLAGMQLLPRHTDIVTEPVGGDPCQFRTTQDVEIVPITVSTASLTGLPLDAPAAPFAGAAGVLRLSLRSTAPKQDSMAGLGVNRLTFFIASAWAQAAALFELLANHCIGMALARHSEDRNAVFLPAENLRPLGFAPEQAMLPTAPGSFAGYRLLTEFFTLPQKFLFLEVSGMDRWQGDDVELYIYLDTSDARLERMISASDIALNATPVINLFRQSSEPLTLDGSRTEYSLLPDSRRQTTREIYMVEQVRLSAPSGEEQDARPFFGSSQRGANSSVFWQAVRRFDEDDGSSDTQIAFVDRNRGPLEPTGLTASVETLCLNRDLASQLPFGGGHPHLQLVKRSESVAEIKALLPPTPAIRIHEKLARQWRLVSHLLLNHLSLFDNDGSALKDILSLYALRDAPETRQLVEAISRVEAKHALARLGPAMVPGTDVTIEFDPAMIDRAAAFIFGSIIDHFCGLYTSVNSFTRLTLTMRGQSEPIVRWPARAAERPLL, from the coding sequence ATGGCTGAGACCTTTCTGGAACGGTATAATGACGAGTTGTTCGCGCTGCGCAGGCGCGCGGAAAAATTCGCCCGCGCCTTCCCGAAAATTGCCGGGCGGTTGCGTCTGTCGGGTGATGTGGCCGACGATCCGCATGTGGAGCGGATTATCCAGAGTTTCGCCTATTCCGCCGCCCGCGTTCGCCAGAAACTGGACGATGAATTTCCGGAACTGACCGACAGCCTGCTGGAAACCCTCTACCCGCATTATCTGGCCCCAGTGCCACCGATGAGCATCGTGCAATTTGCGCCAGGCGCAACGCTGGCCGGCATGCAATTGCTGCCACGCCATACCGACATCGTCACCGAACCGGTCGGCGGCGATCCCTGCCAGTTCCGCACCACTCAGGATGTGGAAATTGTCCCGATAACGGTCAGCACCGCCAGCCTGACCGGCCTGCCGCTCGATGCGCCAGCGGCACCCTTTGCAGGTGCGGCAGGCGTATTGCGCCTGTCCCTGCGCTCCACCGCACCCAAGCAGGACAGCATGGCCGGGCTTGGCGTCAACCGCCTTACTTTTTTCATTGCCTCCGCATGGGCGCAGGCCGCCGCCCTGTTCGAACTTCTGGCCAATCACTGCATCGGCATGGCACTGGCACGCCATTCGGAGGATCGCAATGCGGTGTTTCTGCCAGCGGAAAATCTACGCCCGCTGGGGTTTGCGCCGGAACAGGCGATGCTTCCAACGGCACCGGGCAGTTTTGCCGGATACCGGCTGCTGACCGAGTTTTTCACGTTGCCGCAAAAATTTCTGTTCCTGGAAGTATCCGGCATGGATCGCTGGCAGGGCGATGATGTCGAGCTTTACATCTATCTGGACACCAGCGACGCCCGACTGGAACGGATGATTTCCGCCAGCGACATCGCCCTCAATGCCACCCCGGTCATCAATCTATTCCGGCAAAGCTCGGAACCGCTGACCCTGGATGGCAGCCGCACGGAATATTCGCTGCTGCCCGACAGCCGCCGCCAAACCACCCGGGAAATCTACATGGTCGAACAGGTACGTCTTTCGGCGCCTTCCGGCGAAGAACAGGATGCCCGGCCGTTTTTCGGAAGCAGCCAGCGTGGCGCCAATAGCAGTGTGTTCTGGCAGGCGGTTCGCCGGTTCGATGAGGATGACGGATCATCAGACACCCAGATCGCCTTCGTTGATCGCAATCGCGGCCCGCTTGAGCCGACCGGGCTGACGGCCAGCGTCGAGACCCTATGCCTGAACAGAGACCTGGCCAGCCAATTGCCTTTCGGCGGTGGCCATCCACACCTTCAATTGGTCAAGCGCAGCGAAAGCGTAGCCGAGATCAAGGCGCTTTTACCGCCGACGCCCGCCATTCGTATCCATGAAAAACTGGCGCGCCAATGGCGGCTGGTCTCCCATCTTCTGCTCAACCATCTGTCACTGTTCGACAATGACGGTTCAGCGCTGAAGGATATTCTTTCGCTCTATGCGCTGCGCGATGCACCGGAAACGCGTCAGCTCGTCGAGGCTATCAGCCGCGTCGAGGCAAAACATGCGCTCGCCCGGCTTGGCCCCGCCATGGTGCCAGGCACCGATGTCACTATCGAATTTGACCCGGCTATGATCGACCGGGCAGCCGCCTTCATCTTCGGCAGCATCATCGATCATTTCTGCGGGCTCTATACCTCGGTCAACAGTTTCACCCGGCTGACCCTGACCATGCGCGGCCAGTCCGAGCCAATTGTCCGCTGGCCCGCCCGGGCCGCCGAGCGGCCTTTGCTGTAG
- the tssE gene encoding type VI secretion system baseplate subunit TssE produces the protein MVDPLQRFRASERVLNRSVLDRLLDDTPDMDSDPQTSVSEQVREMREVIRRDLEALLNTRRCPQAPPDGLGELQDALVSYGVDGILSANLSTDESKLRLARLVERRISLFETRLADVKVTILKGNTEGDRALRMRINGAFRLYDGMPPVSFESRIDPSTQAFRIEASNG, from the coding sequence ATGGTTGATCCACTACAGCGGTTTCGCGCCTCTGAACGGGTATTGAACCGATCCGTCCTGGACCGGCTGCTGGACGATACGCCGGACATGGACAGCGATCCGCAAACCAGTGTCAGCGAACAGGTGCGCGAGATGCGCGAAGTGATCCGTCGCGACCTTGAAGCGCTGTTGAACACCCGCCGCTGCCCGCAAGCACCACCGGATGGACTTGGCGAGTTGCAGGATGCGCTGGTCTCCTATGGCGTCGATGGTATTCTTTCGGCCAATCTTTCCACCGACGAATCCAAACTTCGGCTGGCAAGACTGGTGGAACGGCGCATCTCCCTGTTTGAGACCCGCCTCGCCGACGTCAAGGTCACGATCCTCAAAGGCAATACAGAGGGCGACCGCGCCTTGCGGATGCGCATCAACGGTGCATTCCGTCTTTATGACGGGATGCCGCCGGTCAGTTTCGAATCCCGCATTGACCCCTCCACCCAGGCTTTCCGCATCGAGGCGTCGAATGGCTGA
- a CDS encoding type VI secretion system accessory protein TagJ, giving the protein MSTASRRIASLLDDADLAQAMDAVKTELKTAASDHDLRHLYIDLLILAGDYEKADSQCELAVRFQPQDAVGFSLLRQQIRGMAARKAWFETGALPDFPGGPTASDQIALKLNLALKEGAASEAVALLAELEESRGTVPMLWNGGAVADVRDLDDRIPHALEVLTTGGAYLWVDFSRIAAVTPQPIRRPRDTAFRPAELTLESGAEASVLLPAIYYGTDSSPALQLGHQTEWVDAVDGIVTGLGQRCLLAGDELVSFHDLESLQSDATGERQAAHG; this is encoded by the coding sequence ATGAGTACCGCCTCCCGCCGCATTGCCAGCCTGCTCGATGATGCAGATCTTGCCCAGGCCATGGATGCCGTCAAAACCGAATTGAAAACGGCGGCCAGCGACCATGACCTGCGCCATCTCTATATCGACCTGCTGATTCTGGCTGGCGATTATGAAAAGGCCGATAGCCAATGCGAACTGGCCGTCCGCTTCCAGCCGCAGGATGCCGTCGGCTTTTCACTGCTGCGCCAGCAGATCCGCGGGATGGCAGCCCGCAAAGCCTGGTTTGAAACAGGTGCCCTGCCGGATTTCCCCGGTGGCCCCACCGCCAGCGACCAGATTGCATTAAAGCTCAACCTGGCCCTGAAGGAAGGAGCGGCAAGTGAAGCCGTGGCCCTGCTTGCCGAATTGGAAGAGAGCCGGGGCACTGTGCCGATGCTATGGAATGGCGGCGCCGTTGCCGATGTCCGCGATCTCGACGACCGTATCCCCCATGCGCTTGAAGTGCTGACCACCGGCGGCGCCTATCTCTGGGTGGATTTTTCAAGGATCGCCGCGGTTACCCCGCAACCGATCCGTCGCCCCCGGGACACAGCCTTCCGCCCGGCTGAACTGACCCTGGAAAGCGGCGCCGAGGCGAGCGTGCTTCTCCCCGCCATTTATTACGGCACCGATTCCAGCCCTGCCCTGCAACTCGGCCATCAGACCGAGTGGGTGGATGCGGTGGATGGGATCGTCACCGGTCTTGGCCAGCGATGCCTGCTGGCGGGCGACGAACTGGTGTCTTTCCACGATCTTGAAAGCTTGCAATCGGATGCGACCGGCGAAAGGCAGGCTGCTCATGGTTGA
- the tssC gene encoding type VI secretion system contractile sheath large subunit produces MVRTSSRMLADRLIAEIDAVLNRQVNAILHHPDFQAMEARWLGLDLLVREAGRSAEVKIKLISASWKELARSMERATDFDQSHLFELVYNREFGMPGGEPFGLLVGDYDLSPATIDGADTVSTLARLSTVAAAAFCPFIAGASPQAIGLETFRELNRVSDFSWLQQDKTRLRWNSLRGSDDTRFLGLVAPRVLMRPPHKPFWRKRNDGFPFREHLAETGETLLWGNSAFAFAAIILRTFIDSGWFADMRGVTQDEIDGGMLAPWQLPGLDIGVESEGLSAQPPVEVKLTRSQELQLSDLGIVPVATTYLSSSAIFNANQSLHAPGHYSSETARQNARLAAMLQYVLCASRFSHYLKVIMRDNIGQLSTANVIQRRLEDWLSGYTLGNDDADVTLRSRYPLRSAGIHVTEIPGKPGAFSCTVRLQPHFQLDDISTSFHLVAETSGAAAMGASAGQTEPKRIVA; encoded by the coding sequence ATTGTGAGGACATCGTCACGGATGCTGGCAGATCGGTTGATCGCGGAAATCGACGCGGTTTTGAACCGGCAGGTGAATGCAATTCTACATCATCCCGACTTCCAGGCGATGGAAGCGCGGTGGCTTGGCCTTGACTTGCTGGTCCGCGAGGCCGGGCGCAGCGCCGAGGTAAAGATCAAGCTGATCAGCGCCAGCTGGAAAGAATTGGCGCGCAGCATGGAACGCGCCACCGATTTCGACCAGAGCCACCTTTTCGAACTAGTCTACAACCGAGAATTCGGCATGCCGGGCGGCGAACCGTTCGGGCTTCTGGTCGGCGATTATGACCTCTCTCCCGCCACCATCGACGGCGCCGATACCGTCAGTACACTTGCGCGCCTTTCAACGGTAGCAGCAGCAGCCTTTTGTCCTTTCATAGCCGGTGCATCGCCGCAGGCCATCGGGCTTGAAACCTTCCGCGAACTGAACCGAGTCTCTGATTTCTCCTGGTTGCAACAGGACAAGACGCGGCTGCGCTGGAACAGCTTGCGCGGCAGTGACGATACCCGGTTCCTGGGCCTGGTGGCACCACGCGTGCTGATGCGTCCGCCCCACAAGCCATTCTGGCGTAAGCGCAATGACGGTTTTCCGTTTCGTGAACATCTCGCCGAAACCGGGGAGACTTTGCTCTGGGGTAACAGTGCCTTCGCCTTTGCGGCGATTATTCTGCGCACCTTTATCGATTCCGGCTGGTTTGCCGATATGCGCGGCGTGACCCAGGACGAGATCGATGGCGGCATGCTGGCGCCCTGGCAATTGCCGGGCCTTGATATCGGCGTGGAAAGCGAGGGCCTGTCCGCCCAACCGCCCGTCGAGGTCAAGCTGACCCGCTCCCAGGAATTGCAGCTATCCGATCTCGGCATCGTCCCCGTTGCCACGACCTATCTTTCATCATCCGCCATTTTCAACGCCAACCAGTCACTACACGCCCCCGGCCACTATTCCAGCGAAACCGCACGGCAAAACGCCCGGCTGGCGGCCATGCTGCAATATGTGCTCTGCGCGTCACGCTTCTCCCATTATCTGAAGGTGATCATGCGCGACAATATTGGCCAGCTCAGCACCGCCAATGTCATTCAGCGGCGGCTGGAAGACTGGCTGTCGGGCTACACGCTTGGCAATGACGATGCGGATGTGACACTCAGAAGCCGTTATCCGCTGCGTTCAGCAGGCATACACGTCACGGAAATTCCTGGAAAACCCGGCGCCTTTTCCTGCACGGTCAGATTGCAGCCGCATTTCCAGCTCGATGATATCTCCACCAGTTTTCATCTTGTCGCCGAAACCTCGGGCGCTGCCGCGATGGGCGCTAGCGCCGGGCAGACGGAACCGAAAAGGATAGTTGCATGA